The following are encoded in a window of Arachis duranensis cultivar V14167 unplaced genomic scaffold, aradu.V14167.gnm2.J7QH unplaced_Scaffold_165934, whole genome shotgun sequence genomic DNA:
- the LOC107477583 gene encoding actin-related protein 2/3 complex subunit 1A, whose product MAVTAVHQLAQCITCHAWSADRSMVALCPNNSEVHIYRLVEDKWEKVHVLQKHDQIISGIDWGARSNKIVTASHDRNSYVWNLERSEWVPTLVILRLNRAALCVQWSPKENKFAVGSGAKTVCICYYEQENNWWVSKLIRKRHDSSVTSVSWHPDNILVASTSTDGKCRIFSTFIKGVDARDPKKESRFGELIVQLDLSSSWTFGVKWSPSGNTLAYVGHNSVIYFVDDVGPSPLAQNVVFRDLPLRDVLFVSEKMVIGVGYDCIPMVFAADERGIWSFIRYLGERKAVSSGSRYGSQFSEAFGKFYGQAKLGVSNDAVETSRTRGVVHENCINSIIPLSRQGTQIRRFSTSGLDGKIVMWDLETEQDLLELLV is encoded by the exons ATGGCGGTTACCGCGGTTCACCAACTAGCACAATGCATCACTTGCCACGCTTGGAGCGCCGATCGATCCA TGGTTGCATTATGTCCAAACAACAGTGAAGTTCACATCTATAGATTGGTTGAAGACAAATGGGAAAAGGTGCATGTTCTCCAAAAG CATGACCAGATAATATCTGGGATAGACTGGGGCGCGAgatcaaataaaatagttaCTGCCTCCCATGATCGGAATTC ATATGTCTGGAACCTTGAGAGATCAGAATGGGTGCCCACACTTGTTATCCTTAGGCTAAACCGGGCTGCTCTCTGTGTTCAGTGGAGTCCGAAAG AAAACAAGTTCGCAGTGGGAAGTGGAGCCAAAACTGTTTGTATATGCTACTATGAGCAGGAAAACAACTG GTGGGTCAGCAAACTAATCAGGAAAAGACATGATTCTTCAGTGACAAGTGTCTCTTGGCATCCTGATAAT ATTCTGGTTGCATCAACATCCACAGATGGAAAATGCCGAATATTTTCCACCTTTATAAAAGGTGTAGATGCAAG GGATCCAAAAAAAGAGTCAAGGTTTGGAGAG TTAATTGTTCAGCTTGATTTGTCATCATCTTGGACGTTTGGAGTCAAGTGGTCACCAAGTGGAAATACTTTAGCTTACGTGG GCCATAATTCtgtgatatattttgttgaTGATGTCGGTCCTTCTCCTTTGGCTCAAAATGTTGTGTTCCGTGATTTGCCTCTCCGTGAT GTGTTATTTGTTTCTGAGAAAATGGTGATAGGCGTAGGATATGATTGCATCCCAATGGTCTTTGCTGCAGATGAAAGAGGAATTTG GAGTTTTATCAGGTATCTTGGAGAACGGAAAGCAGTATCATCTGGATCAAGATATGGCTCACAG TTTTCTGAAGCATTTGGGAAGTTTTATGGCCAAGCCAAGCTTGGAGTGAGCAATGATGCCGTCGAAACTTCAAGAACACGTGGAGTTGTACACGAAAACTGTATAAA TTCTATCATCCCTCTTAGCAGGCAAGGGACACAGATAAGGCGATTCAGCACATCAG GATTGGATGGAAAAATAGTCATGTGGGATTTGGAAACTGAGCAAGATCTTTTGGAACTTTTAGTATAA
- the LOC110278991 gene encoding zinc finger protein ZAT3-like — MNDINNYSSFAADSGSLDSNHSCLMVAVGSVGVEFAPSSSSSSSSSLTRCRKPRKKSAKLISIMEEEGVEGNKKRDSEEAPKITRPCTQCGKKFWSWKALYGHMRCHPERPWRGINPPRNLIPPPLVHEDTSGVTLEDHEVATCLLLLANSGRETVKNDEPNEVKIVECGDSYHYKEFECSSCKRVFGSHQALGGHRASHKNVKGCFAITRTTTEDHLLNINLLADADHGDGDGIASHQCSICLRVFPSGQALGGHKRCHWEKAEIDETDGSTSTLLPVDLNLPAPIDQHYYHCSSSTLTLDLRLGL; from the coding sequence ATGAACGACATTAACAACTACTCCTCCTTCGCAGCCGATTCAGGTTCTCTGGACTCAAATCATTCATGCTTGATGGTTGCGGTTGGAAGTGTCGGTGTTGAGTTTGCACCTTCGtcgtcttcatcatcatcatcatctcttACTCGGTGCCGTAAACCTAGAAAGAAGAGCGCTAAACTGATAAGCATAATGGAAGAAGAAGGAGTGGAAGGTAACAAGAAGCGAGACTCGGAGGAGGCGCCAAAGATCACGCGTCCATGCACTCAGTGCGGCAAGAAATTCTGGTCATGGAAGGCTCTCTATGGCCACATGCGGTGCCACCCTGAGCGGCCGTGGCGAGGCATAAATCCTCCTCGGAACCTCATCCCACCACCACTAGTACACGAAGACACGAGCGGCGTCACCCTGGAGGATCACGAGGTTGCCACGTGTCTCCTGCTGCTAGCGAACAGTGGGAGGGAGACGGTTAAAAATGATGAGCCTAATGAAGTGAAGATAGTGGAATGTGGAGATTCTTATCATTACAAAGAATTTGAGTGCTCCAGTTGCAAGAGAGTGTTTGGATCTCATCAAGCACTGGGAGGGCACAGAGCAAGTCACAAGAACGTCAAGGGATGCTTTGCCATTACTCGGACCACCACCGAGGATCATCTACTAAACATTAACCTCCTCGCGGATGCTGACCACGGCGACGGCGACGGCATCGCCAGCCACCAGTGTAGCATATGCCTCAGGGTGTTCCCCAGTGGCCAGGCTCTTGGTGGACACAAGAGGTGTCATTGGGAGAAAGCTGAGATTGATGAGACTGATGGGTCAACGTCAACACTACTCCCTGTTGACCTCAATTTGCCTGCTCCTATTGATCAACACTACTACCATTGCTCTTCTTCAACACTCACTCTGGATTTGAGGTTGGGTCTTTAA